Proteins encoded together in one Salvelinus fontinalis isolate EN_2023a chromosome 6, ASM2944872v1, whole genome shotgun sequence window:
- the LOC129858054 gene encoding acidic fibroblast growth factor intracellular-binding protein B-like: MSVELDVFVVNTTIMDEEVYQLWLDGYTVNDAVKVRMEGGVWEGCEASAEVLHSDTMDQYRTFQMCERLLHSPVKLANQLLFQIPPHRQAMLIERYYAFDSVFVREVLGKKLSKGTKKDLDDVSAKTGVTLKSCRRQFDNFKRVFKVVEELKGPLVENIRQHFFLSDKLARDYAAIVFFANNRFETGKKKLHYLTFQDFAFCAGQLISNWTVGALDNMVEDMDVDLEKEFLQDLKELKILITDRDLLDQHKSLVCTALRGKTKAFNEMEANFKNLSRGLVNIAAKLTNTKEVRDFFIDLVEKFIEPCRSDKWTAGDMRLYLTHYTNSAHVLDTFKHQVVWDRYMGVIKSCILKMYHD, translated from the exons ATGTCAGTTGAACTTGATGTGTTTGTGGTTAACACCACCATTATGGATGAGGAAGTCTATCAGTTATGGCTGGATGGCTACACAG TGAATGATGCAGTGAAGGTTCGTATGGAGGGAGGGGTATGGGAGGGGTGTGAGGCCAGTGCTGAGGTTCTGCACAGTGACACCATGGACCAGTACAGAACCTTCCAGATGTGTGAGCGCCTCCTACACAGCCCTGTCAAGCTGGCCAATCAGTTGTTGTTCCAGATCCCACCTCATCGCCAGGCCATGCTCATAGAGAG GTACTATGCGTTCGATAGCGTGTTTGTGCGAGAGGTTCTTGGGAAGAAGCTCTCAAAGGGGACCAAGAAGGACCTTGATGACGTCAGTGCAAAGACTGGTGTCACACTGAAGAGCTGCAGGCGGCAG TTTGATAACTTCAAGCGTGTATTCAAAGTTGTGGAGGAACTGAAGGGACCCCTGGTGGAGAACATTCGTCAGCACTTCTTTCTCTCTGACAAGCTGGCCAG GGATTACGCTGCCATCGTTTTCTTTGCCAATAATCGCTTTGAGACAGGGAAGAAGAAGCTGCACTATCTTACATTCCAGGACTTTGCCTTCTGTGCAGGGCAGCTCATCAGCAACTGGACTGTGGGAGCATTGG ATAACATGGTGGAAGACATGGACGTGGATCTTGAGAAGGAGTTCTTACAAGATCTAAAAGAACTGAAGATTTTAATCACTGACAGGGATCTGCTGGACCAGCACAAGAG TTTGGTGTGCACGGCTCTCCGGGGGAAGACCAAAGCATTTAATGAGATGGAAGCCAACTTCAAG AATCTCTCCAGAGGCCTTGTCAACATTGCTGCCAAACTAACCAACACAAAAGAAGTCAGAGACTTCTTCATTGATCTGGTGGAAAAG TTTATTGAGCCGTGTCGGTCAGACAAATGGACAGCAGGAGACATGAGGCTCTACCTCACTCACTACACTAACTCTGCACACGTACTCGACACATTCAA acaccaGGTAGTGTGGGACAGGTACATGGGAGTGATAAAAAGCTGCATCCTCAAAATGTACCATGACTGA
- the LOC129858056 gene encoding coiled-coil domain-containing protein 85B, giving the protein MGSDSEIYNRELSKMSDEDLLACSKEELVRRLRKEESEKISALIQRGRLIKEVNKQLQGHLLEIRELKTINQRLQEENTELRDLCCFLDDDRLKVNKLAREWQVFGHHAAKVMREDLGGYLKKLSDLERMQDGLVKENLDLKELCLVLEEECVSRSDSSPGGSTELNLPCMVSRDLGDGSSSTGSVGSPDQLHLVCSPDD; this is encoded by the coding sequence ATGGGGAGTGACAGTGAGATTTACAACAGAGAGTTGTCAAAGATGTCTGACGAGGATTTACTCGCCTGCTCTAAAGAAGAGCTGGTGAGGCGACTGCGTAAAGAGGAGTCTGAAAAGATCTCTGCTCTTATCCAGCGTGGTCGGCTGATAAAAGAAGTCAACAAACAATTACAAGGCCACCTGCTTGAGATCAGGGAGCTGAAAACCATCAACCAGCGTCTCCAGGAAGAAAACACAGAACTGCGCGACTTGTGCTGTTTTCTTGACGATGACCGACTAAAGGTGAATAAACTGGCCCGGGAATGGCAGGTGTTCGGTCACCACGCAGCCAAAGTGATGCGTGAGGATCTGGGCGGCTACTTGAAAAAACTGTCCGACCTAGAGCGCATGCAAGACGGATTAGTGAAGGAGAATCTGGACCTGAAAGAGCTCTGTCTGGTCCTGGAGGAGGAGTGTGTCAGCAGGAGTGACTCCAGTCCCGGTGGATCCACTGAGCTCAACCTGCCGTGCATGGTGTCCCGAGACCTGGGGGATGGAAGTTCAAGCACTGGGAGCGTTGGTAGTCCGGACCAGCTCCACCTGGTTTGCTCACCTGATGACTGA
- the LOC129858055 gene encoding fos-related antigen 1-like has product MYRNFGDMGRGSSSTYPNSDSGPPHTASSAVSQDTSTSTTQQHQKFTVAGGSQFVPSLNDITSNQDLQWLVQPSLIGPAGPSWPPRPPCPPVAGMRSFNPSPSQPHLYRPGVIRAAASSGSTTRRRNDEHLSPEELARRRIRRERNKQAAAKCRNRRRELTDTLQSETDELEVKKSHLQKEIAQLQKDKEKLELVIEAHRPICKIQDSDSDSDPSSGLPSLGIKIEPVDLPRSSVKSQSKIKKPKPQIIIPARPVTSFTVPIESESLHTPILISTPSLTPFMASLVFSYPSGSLDSSSTSSSQALPPLPSSSQQDVAQQSRNPQPCSIAHRRSSSSGDQSDHSLNSPTIFTL; this is encoded by the exons ATGTACCGGAACTTTGGGGACATGGGCCGCGGAAGCAGCTCTACGTACCCCAACAGCGACTCTGGGCCCCCACACACCGCATCGAGCGCTGTATCCCAGGACACCAGCACTTCAACCACTCAACAACATCAG AAGTTCACTGTGGCAGGAGGCAGTCAGTTTGTTCCCAGTCTCAACGACATCACTTCCAACCAAGACCTCCAGTGGTTGGTCCAGCCCTCCCTCATCGGTCCAGCTGGCCCCTCGTGGCCTCCACGTCCTCCTTGCCCACCTGTAGCAGGAATGAGGTCCTTCAACCCCTCACCTTCCCAACCacacctttacagaccaggggTCATAAGGGCTGCGGCAAGTTCCGGAAGCACGACCAGACGCAGGAACGATGAACAT TTGTCCCCAGAGGAGTTGGCAAGACGCAGAATAAGGAGGGAGCGGAACAAACAGGCAGCTGCCAAGTGTCGTAACCGCCGACGTGAGCTGACAGACACGCTGCAAAGC GAGACAGACGAGTTGGAAGTTAAAAAGTCCCATCTGCAGAAGGAGATTGCTCAACTACAGAAGGACAAAGAAAAGCTAGAGTTGGTCATAGAGGCCCACCGTCCCATTTGCAAGATCCAGGACTCTGACTCGGATTCTGACCCGAGCTCAGGGCTTCCCTCATTAGGAATTAAAATCGAGCCTGTGGACCTACCACGGTCCTCAGTAAAGAGCCAATCAAAGATTAAGAAGCCCAAACCCCAAATTATTATCCCTGCTCGTCCTGTGACATCCTTTACCGTCCCCATAGAATCTGAGTCCCTTCACACCCCAATTCTTATTTCTACTCCATCTCTTACTCCTTTCATGGCTAGTCTGGTCTTCAGTTATCCCTCTGGCTCTCTAGACTCCAGTTCCACTAGTTCATCCCAGGCTCTACCGCCTCTGCCATCTTCCTCTCAACAGGATGTGGCCCAGCAGTCTCGAAACCCCCAGCCCTGTAGTATTGCCCATCGCCGTAGCAGCAGCAGTGGGGACCAATCAGATCACTCCCTAAACTCCCCTACCATCTTCACACTGTGA